A region of Homo sapiens chromosome 17, GRCh38.p14 Primary Assembly DNA encodes the following proteins:
- the FAM222B gene encoding protein FAM222B isoform 1 (isoform 1 is encoded by transcript variant 3), with product MRSSFPLASAKKNLRVGTNLEQRDSSTHQGDTTQKMRTAHYPTPAELDAYAKKVANNPLTIKIFPNSVKVPQRKHVRRTVNGLDTSAQRYSPYPTQAATKAGLLAIVKVPAKSILKDFDGTRARLLPEAIMNPPVAPYATVAPSTLAHPQAQALARQQALQHAQTLAHAPPQTLQHPQGIPPPQALSHPQSLQQPQGLGHPQPMAQTQGLVHPQALAHQGLQHPHNPLLHGGRKMPDSDAPPNVTVSTSTIPLSMAATLQHSQPPDLSSIVHQINQFCQTRAGISTTSVCEGQIANPSPISRSLLINASTRVSTHSVPTPMPSCVVNPMEHTHAATAALPAAGPVNLPTGISRVPTGYPSDLKPVTWNQHQLAHLQQMCSEASGTPAPGLTGKHAAGRELAGPGFVGKAPAYPQELCLAQSFHLKPPLEKPTPSPPVNGMAAPLAYPNGHYFQPLWNNILPTPNSDSSGSQDLAMPFHGGQPTGAPLDCAAAPGAHYRAGTGGGPVASQNSLMQTVDYLSGDFQQACFREQSLAMLSKAHRAPGNRAPDPTESRSLHIQHPGYR from the exons ATGAGGTCAAGCTTCCCCCTTGCCTCTGCTAAAAAAAACCTCAGAGTTGGTACTAACTTGGAACAAAGGGACTCTTCTACTCATCAAG GGGACACTACACAGAAAATGAGAACTGCTCACTATCCTACCCCAGCCGAATTGGATGCGTATGCTAAGAAGGTCGCAAACAACCCACTGACTATAAAAATCTTCCCCAACAGTGTGAAGGTTCCCCAGCGGAAACACGTTCGTCGTACTGTGAACGGCCTCGACACATCAGCCCAGCGCTACAGCCCCTACCCGACACAGGCTGCCACCAAGGCAGGCCTGCTTGCCATTGTCAAAGTGCCAGCCAAAAGCATACTCAAGGACTTTGACGGCACCCGAGCCCGGTTGCTCCCTGAGGCCATCATGAACCCCCCAGTGGCACCCTATGCTACTGTGGCACCCAGCACTTTAGCCCACCCCCAGGCCCAGGCTCTGGCCCGCCAGCAGGCCCTGCAGCATGCACAGACCCTGGCCCATGCCCCTCCCCAGACGCTGCAGCACCCTCAGGGTATCCCGCCACCCCAGGCACTGTCCCACCCTCAGAGCCTCCAGCAGCCTCAGGGCCTGGGCCACCCTCAGCCCATGGCCCAAACCCAGGGCTTGGTCCACCCTCAGGCCCTGGCTCACCAGGGTCTCCAGCACCCCCACAATCCCTTGCTGCATGGAGGCCGGAAGATGCCAGACTCAGATGCCCCCCCGAATGTGACCGTGTCTACCTCAACTATCCCCCTTTCAATGGCGGCCACTCTGCAGCACAGCCAGCCTCCGGACCTGAGTAGCATCGTGCACCAGATCAACCAGTTTTGCCAGACGAGGGCAGGCATCAGCACTACCTCAGTGTGTGAGGGCCAGATCGCCAACCCCAGCCCCATTAGTCGCAGTCTGCTCATCAATGCAAGCACCCGGGTGTCGACCCACAGCGTCCCCACACCAATGCCTTCATGTGTGGTCAATCCCATGGAGCACACCCACGCGGCCACCGCCGCGTTGCCTGCTGCAGGTCCTGTCAACCTGCCCACAGGCATCTCTCGCGTCCCCACTGGCTACCCTAGCGACCTCAAGCCAGTCACCTGGAACCAGCACCAGCTGGCCCACCTACAGCAGATGTGCAGCGAGGCTAGTGGGACGCCAGCCCCTGGCCTGACAGGCAAGCATGCGGCAGGACGCGAGTTGGCAGGGCCTGGCTTTGTGGGCAAGGCCCCTGCCTACCCGCAGGAACTCTGCCTGGCGCAGTCCTTCCATCTGAAGCCACCCCTGGAAAAGCCGACCCCATCCCCACCAGTCAACGGCATGGCAGCCCCATTGGCCTACCCCAATGGTCACTACTTCCAACCCCTGTGGAACAACATTCTGCCCACTCCCAATAGCGACAGCTCGGGGTCTCAGGACCTTGCCATGCCGTTCCACGGTGGGCAGCCCACAGGTGCACCCCTCGACTGTGCGGCAGCTCCCGGGGCCCACTACCGAGCAGGGACCGGGGGCGGTCCAGTGGCAAGCCAGAACAGCTTGATGCAAACAGTGGATTACCTAAGTGGGGATTTCCAACAGGCCTGCTTCCGAGAACAGAGCCTGGCCATGCTGAGCAAGGCCCACCGAGCCCCTGGCAACCGAGCCCCCGATCCCACAGAGAGTCGAAGTCTTCATATTCAGCACCCAGGGTATAGATAG
- the FAM222B gene encoding protein FAM222B isoform X1, which yields MLACLPGPGDLSFQLLSHTQMNTGLQKWDTTQKMRTAHYPTPAELDAYAKKVANNPLTIKIFPNSVKVPQRKHVRRTVNGLDTSAQRYSPYPTQAATKAGLLAIVKVPAKSILKDFDGTRARLLPEAIMNPPVAPYATVAPSTLAHPQAQALARQQALQHAQTLAHAPPQTLQHPQGIPPPQALSHPQSLQQPQGLGHPQPMAQTQGLVHPQALAHQGLQHPHNPLLHGGRKMPDSDAPPNVTVSTSTIPLSMAATLQHSQPPDLSSIVHQINQFCQTRAGISTTSVCEGQIANPSPISRSLLINASTRVSTHSVPTPMPSCVVNPMEHTHAATAALPAAGPVNLPTGISRVPTGYPSDLKPVTWNQHQLAHLQQMCSEASGTPAPGLTGKHAAGRELAGPGFVGKAPAYPQELCLAQSFHLKPPLEKPTPSPPVNGMAAPLAYPNGHYFQPLWNNILPTPNSDSSGSQDLAMPFHGGQPTGAPLDCAAAPGAHYRAGTGGGPVASQNSLMQTVDYLSGDFQQACFREQSLAMLSKAHRAPGNRAPDPTESRSLHIQHPGYR from the exons ATGCTAGCCTGTCTACCAGGGCCAGGTGACCTGTCCTTTCAGCTTCTTTCTCACACGCAGATGAACACTGGACTTCAGAAAT GGGACACTACACAGAAAATGAGAACTGCTCACTATCCTACCCCAGCCGAATTGGATGCGTATGCTAAGAAGGTCGCAAACAACCCACTGACTATAAAAATCTTCCCCAACAGTGTGAAGGTTCCCCAGCGGAAACACGTTCGTCGTACTGTGAACGGCCTCGACACATCAGCCCAGCGCTACAGCCCCTACCCGACACAGGCTGCCACCAAGGCAGGCCTGCTTGCCATTGTCAAAGTGCCAGCCAAAAGCATACTCAAGGACTTTGACGGCACCCGAGCCCGGTTGCTCCCTGAGGCCATCATGAACCCCCCAGTGGCACCCTATGCTACTGTGGCACCCAGCACTTTAGCCCACCCCCAGGCCCAGGCTCTGGCCCGCCAGCAGGCCCTGCAGCATGCACAGACCCTGGCCCATGCCCCTCCCCAGACGCTGCAGCACCCTCAGGGTATCCCGCCACCCCAGGCACTGTCCCACCCTCAGAGCCTCCAGCAGCCTCAGGGCCTGGGCCACCCTCAGCCCATGGCCCAAACCCAGGGCTTGGTCCACCCTCAGGCCCTGGCTCACCAGGGTCTCCAGCACCCCCACAATCCCTTGCTGCATGGAGGCCGGAAGATGCCAGACTCAGATGCCCCCCCGAATGTGACCGTGTCTACCTCAACTATCCCCCTTTCAATGGCGGCCACTCTGCAGCACAGCCAGCCTCCGGACCTGAGTAGCATCGTGCACCAGATCAACCAGTTTTGCCAGACGAGGGCAGGCATCAGCACTACCTCAGTGTGTGAGGGCCAGATCGCCAACCCCAGCCCCATTAGTCGCAGTCTGCTCATCAATGCAAGCACCCGGGTGTCGACCCACAGCGTCCCCACACCAATGCCTTCATGTGTGGTCAATCCCATGGAGCACACCCACGCGGCCACCGCCGCGTTGCCTGCTGCAGGTCCTGTCAACCTGCCCACAGGCATCTCTCGCGTCCCCACTGGCTACCCTAGCGACCTCAAGCCAGTCACCTGGAACCAGCACCAGCTGGCCCACCTACAGCAGATGTGCAGCGAGGCTAGTGGGACGCCAGCCCCTGGCCTGACAGGCAAGCATGCGGCAGGACGCGAGTTGGCAGGGCCTGGCTTTGTGGGCAAGGCCCCTGCCTACCCGCAGGAACTCTGCCTGGCGCAGTCCTTCCATCTGAAGCCACCCCTGGAAAAGCCGACCCCATCCCCACCAGTCAACGGCATGGCAGCCCCATTGGCCTACCCCAATGGTCACTACTTCCAACCCCTGTGGAACAACATTCTGCCCACTCCCAATAGCGACAGCTCGGGGTCTCAGGACCTTGCCATGCCGTTCCACGGTGGGCAGCCCACAGGTGCACCCCTCGACTGTGCGGCAGCTCCCGGGGCCCACTACCGAGCAGGGACCGGGGGCGGTCCAGTGGCAAGCCAGAACAGCTTGATGCAAACAGTGGATTACCTAAGTGGGGATTTCCAACAGGCCTGCTTCCGAGAACAGAGCCTGGCCATGCTGAGCAAGGCCCACCGAGCCCCTGGCAACCGAGCCCCCGATCCCACAGAGAGTCGAAGTCTTCATATTCAGCACCCAGGGTATAGATAG
- the FAM222B gene encoding protein FAM222B isoform 3 (isoform 3 is encoded by transcript variant 12) → MNPPVAPYATVAPSTLAHPQAQALARQQALQHAQTLAHAPPQTLQHPQGIPPPQALSHPQSLQQPQGLGHPQPMAQTQGLVHPQALAHQGLQHPHNPLLHGGRKMPDSDAPPNVTVSTSTIPLSMAATLQHSQPPDLSSIVHQINQFCQTRAGISTTSVCEGQIANPSPISRSLLINASTRVSTHSVPTPMPSCVVNPMEHTHAATAALPAAGPVNLPTGISRVPTGYPSDLKPVTWNQHQLAHLQQMCSEASGTPAPGLTGKHAAGRELAGPGFVGKAPAYPQELCLAQSFHLKPPLEKPTPSPPVNGMAAPLAYPNGHYFQPLWNNILPTPNSDSSGSQDLAMPFHGGQPTGAPLDCAAAPGAHYRAGTGGGPVASQNSLMQTVDYLSGDFQQACFREQSLAMLSKAHRAPGNRAPDPTESRSLHIQHPGYR, encoded by the coding sequence ATGAACCCCCCAGTGGCACCCTATGCTACTGTGGCACCCAGCACTTTAGCCCACCCCCAGGCCCAGGCTCTGGCCCGCCAGCAGGCCCTGCAGCATGCACAGACCCTGGCCCATGCCCCTCCCCAGACGCTGCAGCACCCTCAGGGTATCCCGCCACCCCAGGCACTGTCCCACCCTCAGAGCCTCCAGCAGCCTCAGGGCCTGGGCCACCCTCAGCCCATGGCCCAAACCCAGGGCTTGGTCCACCCTCAGGCCCTGGCTCACCAGGGTCTCCAGCACCCCCACAATCCCTTGCTGCATGGAGGCCGGAAGATGCCAGACTCAGATGCCCCCCCGAATGTGACCGTGTCTACCTCAACTATCCCCCTTTCAATGGCGGCCACTCTGCAGCACAGCCAGCCTCCGGACCTGAGTAGCATCGTGCACCAGATCAACCAGTTTTGCCAGACGAGGGCAGGCATCAGCACTACCTCAGTGTGTGAGGGCCAGATCGCCAACCCCAGCCCCATTAGTCGCAGTCTGCTCATCAATGCAAGCACCCGGGTGTCGACCCACAGCGTCCCCACACCAATGCCTTCATGTGTGGTCAATCCCATGGAGCACACCCACGCGGCCACCGCCGCGTTGCCTGCTGCAGGTCCTGTCAACCTGCCCACAGGCATCTCTCGCGTCCCCACTGGCTACCCTAGCGACCTCAAGCCAGTCACCTGGAACCAGCACCAGCTGGCCCACCTACAGCAGATGTGCAGCGAGGCTAGTGGGACGCCAGCCCCTGGCCTGACAGGCAAGCATGCGGCAGGACGCGAGTTGGCAGGGCCTGGCTTTGTGGGCAAGGCCCCTGCCTACCCGCAGGAACTCTGCCTGGCGCAGTCCTTCCATCTGAAGCCACCCCTGGAAAAGCCGACCCCATCCCCACCAGTCAACGGCATGGCAGCCCCATTGGCCTACCCCAATGGTCACTACTTCCAACCCCTGTGGAACAACATTCTGCCCACTCCCAATAGCGACAGCTCGGGGTCTCAGGACCTTGCCATGCCGTTCCACGGTGGGCAGCCCACAGGTGCACCCCTCGACTGTGCGGCAGCTCCCGGGGCCCACTACCGAGCAGGGACCGGGGGCGGTCCAGTGGCAAGCCAGAACAGCTTGATGCAAACAGTGGATTACCTAAGTGGGGATTTCCAACAGGCCTGCTTCCGAGAACAGAGCCTGGCCATGCTGAGCAAGGCCCACCGAGCCCCTGGCAACCGAGCCCCCGATCCCACAGAGAGTCGAAGTCTTCATATTCAGCACCCAGGGTATAGATAG